In one window of Aphidius gifuensis isolate YNYX2018 linkage group LG4, ASM1490517v1, whole genome shotgun sequence DNA:
- the LOC122855894 gene encoding glutathione peroxidase 1-like gives MQKLTIVLLSIVVVASAGPCENGKDSHCMSQDSPFNQDTDWEKATDIYQFHAKDIMGNDVSLDKYRDNVLIVVNVASECGLTDTNYKQLVELFDKYEKDGLRILAFPCNQFNGQEPGTPQQIMDFVKGYKVRFDMFEKIDVNGDNAHPLYKWLKSKQGGTLFDLIKWNFTKFIINKKGQAFERVGPFFEPKSMETTIQLALQGKMD, from the exons atgcAGA aattaacaattgttttattgtcaattgtGGTGGTTGCATCAGCTGGACCATGTGAAAATGGTAAAGACAGCCATTGCATGTCACAAGATAGTCCATTTAATCAAGACACTGATTGGGAAAAAGCAAcagatatttatcaatttcatgcaAAAGATATAATGGGAAATGATGTGTCACTTGATAAATATCGTGATAatgtattaattgttgttaatgttGCTAGTGAATGTGGCTTGACTGatacaaattataaacaactagttgaattatttgataaatatgaaaaagatgGTTTAAGAATATTAGCATTTCCATGTAATCAATTTAATGGACAAGAACCTGGTACACCACAACAAATTATGGACTTTGTTAAAGGTTATAAGGTTAGATTTgatatgtttgaaaaaattgatgttaatGGTGATAATGCACATCCACTTTATAAATGGCTCAAGAGCAAACAAGGTGGTACTCTTTTTGATCTTATCAAATGGaattttactaaatttattatcaacaaaaaaggACAAGCTTTTGAACGTGTTGGACCATTTTttga accaAAAAGTATGGAAACTACTATTCAACTTGCTCTTCAAGGGAAAATGGACTaa